A window of Mycolicibacterium holsaticum DSM 44478 = JCM 12374 genomic DNA:
CTGGTGGTGGCGGGCAGCGTGGTGACCGGGGACGGCAGCGTTGTCGAGGGCCGTGACCCGGTGACCGGGGACGCACTGTGGAGTTATGCGCGCGACCTGCCGTTGTGCGGGGTCACGTCGGTATACGAATACGTGGTTGCGGTGTATCCCGATGGGCGGGGCTGCGGTCAGGTCAGCACCGTCGACGCCCGAACCGGTGTCCGCGGCCCGGCCCGCACCAGCTACGCCGATCCCGAGGTGACGCTGTCCTCGGACGGCACCACGGTGCTGTCCGCCGGCGACACCCGACTCGAACTGTGGCGCTCCGACATGGTCAGGATGCTCAGCTACGGCGCCCTGGACGCGCGCATCAAGCCCGACGTCCCGGTGGCGCCGCTGTGCCGGCTGGTCTCCGCGGCGGCCAGCTCGAGCGCGGTGTCGGTGCTGGAAGCCTGTCCGCACGAGGCGGACCTGCGCCTGACGCTGCTGCGGCCCTCAGATGAGGAAGACACCCCCGAACTCAAGTACGTGCCGCTGGAGGGTGTCGCCGATGACTCGGGCGCGCGCGTGGTTGCGGTGGCGGACACGACGACGGCCGTGTACGTGCCGACCCCCGAACCGACCGTGCACATCATCGACGAGACGGGCACGACGATCGCCAGCACGGCGCTGCCCGAACCGCCGGCCCCCGACGCGACGGCATCGCGCACCGGGGACCTGATCACGTGGTGGACCGGCGACAGCGTGATGGTGTTTTCCGCCAACGGGCTGCGCTACAAATACTCGGTCGCACCCGCAGGCGACAACGTCCCCCTCGGACCCGCGACGGTGATGGCCGGCCGGTTGCTGGTGCCCGTCACCGGCGGCTACGACGTCTTCGATCCGGCCACCGGGCAGGGCGACCGCCACATCGCGGTGTCACGCCCGCCGCATTCGGCGCCCGTGGTGCCCGCGGTGGCGGGATCGCTGCTGATCGAGCAGCGCGGCGACGAACTGGTCGCGCTGGGCCCCTGACCCGGTTATGCCTTCGGGCCTCAGAGCTCGGGGGTGTAGGTGGGCAGGGGTTTGCCGTTCTTCCAGTGCTTGAGCAGCGCGGCGGCCAGCTCGCGGTAGGCGTGGGAGCCTTTGTTCTTCCGGCTGGCCAGCACCGAGGACCCCGAGGCGGAGGCCTCGGCGAACCGCACAGTGCGCGGTATCGGCGGGGCCAGCACCGGAAGGTCGTATCGGTCGGCGACGTCGAGCAGCACGTCGCGGCTGTGTGTGGTGCGCGAGTCGTACAACGTCGGCAGCGCGCCCAGCAGCGTGAGGTCGGCGTTGGTGATCTGCTGCACGTCGGTGATGGTGCGCAGGAACTGGCCCACGCCGCGGTGCGCGAGCGTTTCGCACTGCAGCGGCACGATCACGTCATCGGCGGCGGTCAGCCCGTTCAGGGTCAGCACGCCCAGCGACGGCGGACAATCGATGATCACCACGTCGAAGCGGTCGCCCAGCTTGGCCAGCGCCCGTTTGAGCGCATACTCGCGCCCCGCCCTCATCAGCAGCATCGCCTCGGCACCGGCCAGGTCGATGTTGGCCGGCAGCAGGGTCATCCCCTCGGCGGTGTCCACCAGCGCGGCATCGGGTTCCACATCCCCGAGCAGCACCTCGTGGATCGACACCGCCAACTTGTCTGGATCCTGGCCGAGCGAGAACGTCAGACAGCCCTGCGGGTCCAGGTCGACCAGCAGCACCCGTCGACCGTTTTCGACCATCGCCGCGCCCAGGGACGCAACCGTCGTCGTCTTGGCCACGCCACCTTTTTGGTTTGCGACCGCAAGAACCCGCGTCACACTGTCCATCCTGGCACGCCCTCGCATATCGCGACGCGCCGTGGGGCAGAATTCGTGGGCGTGGGCGACGGGCCACTCGGGCGAGGACCAGACACCGGTGCCGAACGGCACCGGCTGATCCTGCTTCGCCACGGTGAGACCGAGTGGTCACGCTCGGGTCAGCACACCGGGCGCACCGAACTGGATCTCACCGACACCGGCCGCGCGCAGGCCAAGCTGGCCGCCGATGCGCTCGCGGTGCTTCAACTCGACAACCCGCTGGTGGTGTCCAGCCCGCGGCACCGCGCGTTGGTCACCGCGGAACTCGCCGGGCTGACCGTCGACGAGGTGTCGCCGCTGCTGGCCGAGTGGGATTACGGCGACTACGAAGGCCTCACCACCAAGGAGATCCGGCGCAGCGAGCCCGACTGGCTGGTGTGGACGCACGGCTGCCCCGGCGGTGAGTCGGTGCAGCAGGTCAGCGACCGCGCCGACCGCGCAATCGCATATGCGTTGGAACACCTGCCATCTCGCGATGTGCTGTTCGTCGGCCACGGTCACTTCTCGCGCGCGATGGTGACCCGTTGGGTGGAGCTCGCGCTGCCCGAGGGGATCAGGTTCGCGATGGTCGCCGCGTCGATCGCGGTCTGCGGCTACGAACACGGCGTGCGCCAGATCAGCGCACTGGGACTGACGGGCCACCGCCACCCGTGCCTGCCGACATGACGCGCGAACCGTGCTTCGTGCTGATCTCCGGCAGAGCTGTGGTCGCCGAAGGCGTGCACACCGTCTTCCCGCACGTGGCCGACGCGCGAGCGGCGCTCGCCTCCCGCAGCGCGCCGATCATCGTGGGCGCCTTGCCCTTTGACATGTCCAAACCGGCGGCGCTGATCCGGCCGCAGGCAGTGCAGTTCCTCGACGCGCCACCGCAATGGCCGCTGCGCCCGCTGCCGTCGGTGCAGATCGTGGAGACCAGACCCGCACCCGACGAACACCGCGCCCGCGTCGAGGCCGCGCTGCAGC
This region includes:
- a CDS encoding Rv3212 family protein, which translates into the protein MVKPERRTKADVAAALAIVAVIAVVAALIWWNSDARATISRPAAEPVTKLTPAKAVPAALRQLWTAASPKTSRPLVVAGSVVTGDGSVVEGRDPVTGDALWSYARDLPLCGVTSVYEYVVAVYPDGRGCGQVSTVDARTGVRGPARTSYADPEVTLSSDGTTVLSAGDTRLELWRSDMVRMLSYGALDARIKPDVPVAPLCRLVSAAASSSAVSVLEACPHEADLRLTLLRPSDEEDTPELKYVPLEGVADDSGARVVAVADTTTAVYVPTPEPTVHIIDETGTTIASTALPEPPAPDATASRTGDLITWWTGDSVMVFSANGLRYKYSVAPAGDNVPLGPATVMAGRLLVPVTGGYDVFDPATGQGDRHIAVSRPPHSAPVVPAVAGSLLIEQRGDELVALGP
- a CDS encoding ParA family protein encodes the protein MDSVTRVLAVANQKGGVAKTTTVASLGAAMVENGRRVLLVDLDPQGCLTFSLGQDPDKLAVSIHEVLLGDVEPDAALVDTAEGMTLLPANIDLAGAEAMLLMRAGREYALKRALAKLGDRFDVVIIDCPPSLGVLTLNGLTAADDVIVPLQCETLAHRGVGQFLRTITDVQQITNADLTLLGALPTLYDSRTTHSRDVLLDVADRYDLPVLAPPIPRTVRFAEASASGSSVLASRKNKGSHAYRELAAALLKHWKNGKPLPTYTPEL
- a CDS encoding acid phosphatase, with protein sequence MGDGPLGRGPDTGAERHRLILLRHGETEWSRSGQHTGRTELDLTDTGRAQAKLAADALAVLQLDNPLVVSSPRHRALVTAELAGLTVDEVSPLLAEWDYGDYEGLTTKEIRRSEPDWLVWTHGCPGGESVQQVSDRADRAIAYALEHLPSRDVLFVGHGHFSRAMVTRWVELALPEGIRFAMVAASIAVCGYEHGVRQISALGLTGHRHPCLPT